The sequence below is a genomic window from Marmota flaviventris isolate mMarFla1 chromosome 9, mMarFla1.hap1, whole genome shotgun sequence.
ACCTGCCAACTGAAGCCTGTCCTTGCATCCAGGATGGAACCagctccctttcctcttctcccacCCCCACAGGTGCCTTAAAGGGCCCTCATCCACCAGAGGTAGAGGGCAGGGGGCCTCACTCTCCAGCCCTGATATAGGGGAGAGAGTTGGGGGGATTGAAAATTGGGAGGGGCACTCTGAGATTAAAAAGTTttacctcttaaaaaaaaaaaagagtacaaatattttaattggaaGGTTGAAATTGTAGTGAGTTATTGATATTATCTGCCATATCATTAATAGGTACCATCAttaattttaaagctttttcTAGTAtagttcttgtttttaaaatcatgatttttttttttctacaggaaAGACAAAGCAGAATTTTGGCTTCTAAATGCAGAAATTATCATTTAAGTTTAGCTATTATGTATGGTTACTAAGGAATGGAAACATTTAccagaattaattttataatattactgAATCTAAGCTCTTGACCTTCCTCATAACCTGGCTAAACAGTAAAAGTTACTGTTATGATGTTTAAAACTGTTATGTTAATGCTCCACAAATGCAtaatatttttaggaattttattttcatagaaatacACCATACTTACAAGCACCGTCTTCATCGTAGTTACTAAGATCGGCATGAACTGTTCTGCTGAATTCTAATACATTGTACCACTGATCTTTGTTCATAACACGATACTTTGATTGCTGTGGAAATCAAAACAAATTGCTGTGAACTTCAGAACAAACATTACTTAACAGGATTTAACTTCAGtcaatatattataattttttgtgtGCTTTGGCATTtcctaaaacatttatttctctattaaCTATTTGTGTTCTTAGGGAATCCTCAAGAGCATTTACATATTGACGACTACtagtttttttcctccaatttttgAATAATATTAGTAAGTACAAGTATACTAATAATTAAAAGTCACAACAACAAGAtaaagatatagaacatttcccaTTTCTAGAAAGTTCCCTTGTGTTCCTTCCAAGTATATTTCTTGCATGAACTACATTTTGAGGTTGGTGTCTAATGGAAATAGTGGGTTCAAATTCCACTTCTGTCGCTTAATTGAAGGACCTGAGAAAGTTACTTAAGAATAGAACTCATAGCCAGGTATGGTATAATCCCtgaggcttgggagactgaggcaggaggactgcaaattcaaatacaacctcaaaaacttagtgaggtcctaagcaacttagaaagaccctacctcaaaaattttaaaaagtgggaggCGGAGTAagaatgaggctcagtggttaagtgcccctgggttcatccctggtaccaaaaaaaaaaaaaaaagaatacatttcctggagagaaaacttaaaaatggtgttataatgatttaaaaagaaaacatatgtcaAATAGTTTGCATATTAACAAGTGTgtgaaaatatttagttttcaacTTAGCTTCTCAGAGGTGAATGTCTTTACATtcagttaaatttaattttgcctAAAAATAGAAACAGGAGAAAGGTAAGCACTATTCGTGAAAAATATTCACTTTATTGGGCTTAAAAATTTATTGTGCAAAAAATTCTTTCATATAAGTGCCACTGTCCTTTATTATAAGTTTTAAGTAAAACTACTCTGGACAACTTGCTGTGATATCAGCTTTATGAGAAATTATTTCCAAAGGAAaacttatttattcaaaaaatagcAAGAACTAtaccaagaaaaaattaaaaggcataagctggatgtggtggtacatccttgtaatcccagctactcagaaggctgaagcaggaggatcaaaatttaAGGTCAACTtaggtaatttagtgagaacatttctcaaataaagaaagaaagaaagaaagggctaaGGATGAcgatcagtggcagagcacctgcctagcacatgtaaggttCTATATTCAATCccaatgcaaaaaaagagaaaagaagtcaATGAAAACAGATATGAAACTAgataaaacaatgtaaaaaataGTATCGTTTTAGAACCACTGTGCTAGTAAGAACAATGATACCCCTCTCCAAGAATATTTGCTTCATAAATTCagtatacttttttctttttttagtaatcAGTAAAGTCAAGCATGCTATTAAAGTCATTCTCATACTTGTGGacataaaatattagttttatttcttcacagTCAATCTAAATGCAAAAGGGAAGCTTTATTATAAGAACTGGtacttaaatatatttcagtATGAGACAAGTTGCTTGAGATTTGTTTACTAGCATTGATTCTTTCTAAGACACAAGAAACTAATTTTGCACGAAAAATATCTGAACCCAGGGTCTAATGCACACTAAACAGGCATTATGCCACAAAATTATACCCCTAATTATACCATTATACCACAAAATTATACCCCTAATTCCCCAAATTCTTATGTAAAGGATATATCAAATCACATGAACTTGGGTCTAAAACTGACAATAGAAATTTACACATTTTAACAGAATCTTTTCAATACTCATGAATAATGTTTAAAAGTACAGGACTTAAAAGTGACTTGttcctcaatattttaaaatcagattgttttttaaatatttaatcaaaatttttttaaaaatgcatacctCCAGGTACTGGTAAAATACTGAAAACAGTGGCCATGTCCTACCAAGCAGAAGAGCTAACATAGATTTAGCAGTATCAATATCAAGGCTTCTCTGATCTTTAtcctaaaataagtgaaaaaattttCTTAAGTATGGTCTTAAGATGAAAAACAATTACAATGACTTAAGGAAGAAAAACTGCACACCTACCCTTGCAAAATCAAAGGCATATCTGTATATATTCTTAAATGATGAAATGTCATTCAGCTGTGAGCGCAAAAAATCAAATTTGTTCTGTAACTTTTCTGTGCAATCA
It includes:
- the Dcun1d5 gene encoding DCN1-like protein 5 isoform X3, whose translation is MCDCTEKLQNKFDFLRSQLNDISSFKNIYRYAFDFARDKDQRSLDIDTAKSMLALLLGRTWPLFSVFYQYLEQSKYRVMNKDQWYNVLEFSRTVHADLSNYDEDGAWPVLLDEFVEWQKVRQTS
- the Dcun1d5 gene encoding DCN1-like protein 5 isoform X2; protein product: MEKFCEDIGVEPENIIMLVLAWKLEAESMGFFTKEEWLKGMTSLQCDCTEKLQNKFDFLRSQLNDISSFKNIYRYAFDFARDKDQRSLDIDTAKSMLALLLGRTWPLFSVFYQYLEQSKYRVMNKDQWYNVLEFSRTVHADLSNYDEDGAWPVLLDEFVEWQKVRQTS